The following are encoded in a window of Lactobacillus panisapium genomic DNA:
- a CDS encoding PTS sugar transporter subunit IIA — MAEKELILISHGKMAEGVKASAELIMGEQEHVHTVCLLPSEGPEDFKQKFENEIAGMDVADITVFADLMGGTPANVVSRMIMGGQKIHLISGMNLPLVIEWLNSQMNGVESDYITAGKAGMVDVTEMLAKMNK, encoded by the coding sequence ATGGCTGAAAAAGAATTAATACTAATTAGTCACGGAAAAATGGCAGAGGGCGTAAAAGCCAGTGCCGAATTAATAATGGGCGAACAAGAACATGTCCATACAGTTTGCCTACTTCCATCCGAAGGACCAGAGGATTTCAAGCAGAAATTTGAGAATGAAATAGCAGGAATGGATGTTGCTGATATTACCGTTTTCGCTGATTTGATGGGTGGAACTCCTGCAAATGTTGTTAGTAGAATGATTATGGGTGGACAAAAGATTCATTTGATTTCAGGAATGAATCTTCCACTTGTAATTGAATGGTTAAATAGTCAAATGAACGGGGTAGAATCTGACTATATCACTGCCGGGAAGGCAGGAATGGTCGATGTTACCGAAATGTTGGCTAAAATGAATAAATAA
- a CDS encoding TIM-barrel domain-containing protein, which translates to MLGKNNRLGKQKKVSKCINRWSIRRLNAGAASVIITTGFIGASALYCGVKTENVLAATTENISESSNSQSQTDKQAIGENGSEQNPAPNTEQPRETSKGNEVMQQSIINIVKKENYFEVTYANGQVARLYVLSPKMFRYYLDPTKKYDEPEQSEADLNAKMLAKGQDAYGKKGLKKTTATKSSKGWKLSTGAIEINFDQAAGTMSVTKGKRTILQEAKPIEITDKSSTQTLKDPAGSHYFGGGTQNGRFNLTGDNIKIENTNNWVDQGVASPNPFYWSSNGYGVLRYTFKPGRYDFDSAADGLVTTTHDENRFDAIYFFDDSPYDLIHDYQELTGLPALTPIYGFYEAHLNAYNRDYWVEVTPDTNGAIKYPDGKYYKEYQPKELPAEYKDKAIRETLNGEHGGTSYQFSARAMLDQYLDHDMPIGWFLPNDGYGAGYGQTDTLKGNIANLHDFIKYANSKGIQVGLWTQQNLSPADPANPKPDDRDFEQEIAAGVTALKTDVAWVGNGYSFGLNGTQTAAKMIKKIKGDSLRPFIVTVDGWAGTQNTAAVWTGDETGGEWEYIRFQIPTYIGEGLSGQPNAASDMDGIFGGKNAIINTRDYQWKAFTPIQLNMDGWGSNPKNPFAFDDATTAINRAYLKQKSMLMPYIYSIASEATFAGKPMVRAMFLDYPAEPAAYTDLVKYQYLWGDNFLIASIYQNTASDQAGNDIRNGIYLPDKNQVWIDYYTGKQYQGGQVINNFAAPIWKLPVFVKAGAIIPVAPATNTPQEYQSLKNQRQFEIYPSGHSSFTVYEDDGISAQYQSGQHAETTVTSNLQNTTLTINVAKTKGQYAGFEPNRTTEFAVKTTQEPATIKVKVGNKNISLRQAHDLADFNKSNNVYFLDQNYSTNSYLDKMAGAVKQTFLRIKLAATDVTRNSLTVSITGFNKDTAIVNQLPAENANIAQPTALKQDNEGTTENAITVTWNPVVDSTSYNLKVDGVLHTNIKEIKFTLPNIKPESAHTFQVQAVTPNGASKWSAIQTFSAKESILKNTVKITSVKTSSNIKDTNIWENDQPVENLFDHDLSTITHSNWFSDGNKQAATPMTITAQLAEPTDLDRFVYLPRNDGGTNGIITAIKVEVSLDGTNWQEAGSASNWAKDSSTKEIKFAPGTKAAWIRFIIPTGGSVNEFVSGTEFLIYKKA; encoded by the coding sequence ATGCTAGGTAAAAATAATCGATTAGGTAAACAAAAGAAAGTTAGTAAATGTATTAATCGTTGGTCTATTAGACGGTTAAATGCGGGCGCAGCGTCTGTCATAATCACTACGGGTTTTATTGGTGCTAGTGCATTATATTGCGGTGTAAAGACGGAAAATGTATTGGCTGCTACTACAGAAAACATTAGTGAAAGTAGTAATTCACAATCACAAACTGATAAGCAGGCAATAGGAGAAAATGGCTCTGAGCAAAATCCCGCACCAAATACTGAGCAGCCGCGAGAAACAAGTAAAGGAAATGAAGTAATGCAGCAATCAATTATTAATATAGTTAAAAAGGAAAATTATTTTGAGGTTACGTATGCAAATGGTCAAGTTGCCAGACTATATGTTTTAAGCCCCAAGATGTTCCGCTATTATCTTGACCCAACTAAAAAATATGATGAGCCCGAGCAATCAGAAGCGGATTTGAACGCTAAAATGCTGGCCAAGGGTCAGGATGCTTATGGTAAAAAGGGTTTGAAAAAAACAACTGCAACTAAAAGTAGTAAGGGCTGGAAGCTTTCGACCGGTGCAATCGAGATTAATTTTGATCAAGCAGCTGGCACTATGAGTGTGACTAAGGGGAAGCGCACAATTTTACAAGAGGCTAAGCCAATCGAAATTACGGATAAGTCAAGTACACAGACTTTAAAGGATCCTGCCGGCAGTCATTATTTTGGTGGTGGTACGCAAAATGGCCGTTTTAATCTAACTGGTGACAATATTAAAATCGAAAATACAAACAATTGGGTTGATCAAGGTGTAGCATCACCTAACCCATTTTACTGGTCCTCGAATGGTTACGGCGTTTTACGTTATACCTTTAAGCCGGGACGATATGACTTTGATAGTGCAGCTGACGGTTTAGTAACGACAACGCACGATGAAAACCGTTTTGACGCAATCTACTTTTTCGATGATTCACCGTATGATTTAATCCATGACTATCAAGAATTAACCGGCTTGCCTGCCTTGACGCCAATCTATGGTTTTTATGAGGCCCATTTAAATGCTTATAATCGTGATTATTGGGTTGAAGTTACTCCTGATACCAACGGTGCAATCAAATATCCTGATGGAAAATACTATAAAGAGTATCAACCAAAGGAGTTGCCAGCAGAATACAAGGATAAAGCAATTCGTGAAACGCTAAATGGTGAACATGGTGGCACGAGTTATCAGTTCAGTGCGCGTGCAATGCTTGACCAATATTTAGATCACGACATGCCGATTGGTTGGTTTTTGCCAAACGATGGTTACGGTGCAGGGTATGGTCAAACGGATACTTTAAAGGGAAATATTGCGAACTTGCATGACTTTATTAAATACGCTAATTCCAAGGGAATTCAGGTCGGTTTATGGACTCAACAAAACCTTTCTCCTGCAGATCCGGCTAACCCTAAGCCAGATGACCGTGATTTTGAGCAAGAAATTGCTGCTGGAGTGACCGCTCTTAAGACGGACGTAGCTTGGGTCGGCAATGGCTATTCCTTTGGTCTTAACGGTACGCAAACAGCCGCCAAAATGATCAAAAAAATTAAAGGCGACAGCTTGCGCCCATTTATTGTGACAGTCGATGGCTGGGCTGGCACCCAGAACACAGCCGCAGTTTGGACTGGTGATGAAACCGGAGGAGAATGGGAATATATTCGCTTCCAAATTCCAACCTATATTGGTGAGGGTCTGTCTGGGCAACCTAATGCAGCCTCAGATATGGACGGTATATTTGGTGGAAAAAATGCAATCATTAACACCAGAGACTATCAATGGAAAGCTTTTACCCCAATTCAATTAAATATGGATGGCTGGGGCAGCAATCCGAAGAATCCGTTTGCCTTTGATGATGCCACCACCGCAATTAATCGCGCTTATCTAAAGCAAAAATCAATGTTAATGCCTTACATTTATAGTATTGCGTCTGAAGCGACTTTTGCTGGAAAGCCAATGGTACGGGCGATGTTCCTTGATTATCCTGCCGAACCTGCCGCATACACTGATTTGGTTAAGTACCAGTATTTGTGGGGAGACAATTTCTTAATTGCCTCAATTTATCAAAATACTGCTAGTGATCAAGCCGGAAATGATATTCGCAATGGAATTTATTTACCAGACAAGAACCAGGTTTGGATTGACTACTACACCGGTAAGCAATATCAAGGAGGCCAGGTTATTAATAATTTTGCCGCTCCAATCTGGAAACTTCCAGTCTTTGTTAAAGCAGGTGCAATTATACCGGTTGCCCCAGCGACTAATACCCCGCAAGAATATCAGTCACTAAAGAATCAGCGCCAGTTTGAAATTTATCCTAGTGGACATAGCAGTTTTACTGTGTACGAAGATGACGGCATTTCGGCCCAATATCAATCTGGTCAGCACGCCGAAACTACCGTTACCAGCAACTTACAAAATACTACTTTAACTATTAATGTTGCTAAGACGAAGGGACAATATGCTGGCTTTGAACCGAATAGGACGACTGAATTTGCTGTGAAAACCACGCAAGAGCCAGCAACAATTAAGGTGAAAGTTGGCAATAAGAATATTTCTTTACGACAGGCACATGATCTGGCTGACTTTAATAAATCTAATAACGTTTATTTCCTTGATCAAAATTACAGCACTAACTCATACCTAGATAAGATGGCAGGTGCAGTGAAGCAAACTTTCTTAAGAATCAAGTTGGCTGCAACTGATGTAACTCGCAATTCACTTACAGTTTCAATTACCGGGTTTAACAAAGATACTGCTATTGTTAACCAGTTACCGGCTGAGAATGCAAATATTGCTCAACCAACTGCTTTAAAACAAGACAATGAGGGAACAACTGAAAATGCAATCACAGTTACTTGGAATCCTGTAGTAGACAGTACAAGTTACAATTTAAAGGTAGATGGAGTTTTACATACCAATATTAAAGAAATTAAATTTACCTTACCAAATATTAAGCCAGAGTCTGCACACACATTCCAGGTTCAGGCGGTTACACCTAACGGAGCTTCCAAATGGAGCGCTATTCAAACCTTCTCAGCGAAAGAAAGTATTTTGAAAAATACCGTAAAAATAACGTCAGTTAAGACTAGTTCCAACATTAAAGACACCAATATTTGGGAAAACGATCAGCCGGTTGAAAATCTTTTTGACCATGACTTAAGCACAATTACACATTCTAATTGGTTCTCTGATGGCAACAAACAGGCGGCTACGCCAATGACGATAACCGCACAATTAGCTGAGCCGACAGATCTTGATCGTTTTGTTTATCTTCCGCGTAATGATGGTGGAACTAATGGAATTATTACGGCAATTAAGGTTGAAGTAAGTTTAGACGGAACTAATTGGCAAGAGGCTGGTAGTGCTTCGAATTGGGCAAAAGATAGTTCAACTAAGGAAATTAAGTTTGCGCCGGGAACCAAAGCAGCTTGGATAAGATTTATTATTCCAACTGGAGGTTCAGTTAATGAGTTTGTTTCGGGAACCGAATTCTTAATCTATAAAAAAGCCTAA
- a CDS encoding tagatose 1,6-diphosphate aldolase, with amino-acid sequence MRSISSAVAKHLENLSTKDGVISALAIDQRGSLKKMLADAANKPADETTIVDFKKAVSSELTPYASSILTDPEYGLPATKVRDKNCGLLLSYEKTGYDTTEPGRMPDLIANQSGLRIKNEGGDAIKFLLYYDPDEGQEINDKKKAFVERVGAEAKANELPFFLELLTYDSKIEDTKSAEFAKVKANKVLQAMKEFSAPQYDVTVLKVEIPFNLKFVEGFNGNNEVVYTQEQAKDLLKQQSDITDLPFIFLSAGVTSEEFIAEIKMAEEAGADFNGVLCGRATWKPAIKPFAGESEAAGRKWLSTKGKENIENLNQALKGAKSWRDKLTVQ; translated from the coding sequence ATGAGATCAATATCTTCCGCAGTTGCAAAACATCTGGAAAATTTGTCAACTAAAGATGGCGTAATTAGTGCGTTAGCAATCGATCAGCGTGGTTCTTTAAAGAAAATGCTGGCTGATGCTGCTAATAAACCTGCTGATGAAACAACAATTGTTGATTTTAAAAAGGCAGTTTCAAGTGAATTAACACCTTATGCTTCGTCAATTTTGACTGATCCAGAGTATGGCTTACCGGCAACTAAAGTTCGAGACAAGAATTGTGGCTTGCTTCTTTCTTACGAAAAGACTGGTTATGATACTACTGAACCCGGCAGAATGCCAGATTTAATTGCTAATCAATCTGGGTTGCGCATTAAGAATGAAGGCGGGGATGCGATTAAATTCTTGCTTTACTATGATCCGGATGAAGGCCAAGAAATCAATGATAAGAAGAAGGCCTTTGTAGAGCGGGTTGGCGCTGAAGCAAAAGCTAACGAATTACCATTTTTCCTTGAGCTATTGACTTATGACAGCAAGATTGAAGATACAAAAAGTGCAGAGTTTGCCAAAGTTAAAGCTAATAAGGTTTTACAAGCAATGAAAGAATTCTCGGCGCCGCAGTATGATGTTACTGTTTTGAAAGTGGAAATTCCGTTTAATCTCAAGTTTGTCGAAGGCTTTAATGGAAATAATGAGGTGGTTTACACACAAGAACAGGCTAAAGACTTGCTTAAACAGCAATCTGATATTACTGATCTACCATTTATTTTCCTATCCGCTGGCGTAACGAGTGAAGAATTTATTGCTGAAATCAAAATGGCCGAAGAAGCCGGAGCTGACTTTAATGGGGTCTTATGTGGACGTGCAACTTGGAAGCCTGCTATTAAGCCATTTGCCGGTGAAAGTGAAGCAGCTGGTCGCAAATGGCTATCAACTAAAGGTAAAGAAAATATTGAAAACTTAAACCAAGCGCTCAAAGGAGCAAAATCTTGGCGTGATAAATTGACGGTTCAATAA
- a CDS encoding MurR/RpiR family transcriptional regulator produces MPTKELSSAELHLWNIVENNPDKIAKMSIVKLSQFANVSTATIVRTMQKMGYSGYTSYREALKLKSKSNSTFAVLNEADDKIRSVITKNEIEMNNTLHNLNYSTIEDSISMTKQAKIVYLFARGLSESIAHEMMVKLQLTGKYCEFHSDPNIIMTIANKLNRDALAIFITLNGETDELVKAAKTLRKNDIPILTFTTNPAGSILTSSTLSFIGYKSKTNYFPEYEVRSRLPLQIMTRIFCDAYSVRTNFFKAN; encoded by the coding sequence ATGCCGACAAAAGAACTAAGTTCCGCTGAATTGCATCTTTGGAATATTGTCGAAAATAATCCGGATAAAATTGCTAAAATGTCAATCGTTAAGTTAAGCCAATTTGCTAATGTTTCTACTGCCACAATTGTTCGCACCATGCAAAAGATGGGTTACAGTGGCTATACTTCTTATCGCGAAGCATTAAAACTCAAAAGTAAATCTAATTCTACTTTCGCAGTTTTAAATGAAGCAGATGACAAGATTAGGAGCGTTATTACTAAAAACGAGATTGAAATGAATAATACCTTGCACAATCTCAATTACAGTACGATCGAAGATAGCATCTCCATGACTAAGCAGGCTAAAATCGTTTATTTGTTTGCACGGGGACTGTCAGAATCGATTGCACATGAAATGATGGTTAAATTGCAGCTAACTGGTAAATACTGTGAGTTCCATTCTGATCCCAATATCATCATGACAATTGCAAATAAATTAAACCGGGATGCTCTCGCTATTTTTATTACACTGAATGGCGAAACAGATGAATTGGTCAAAGCTGCCAAAACATTGCGAAAAAATGATATTCCTATTTTGACGTTTACCACTAATCCTGCTGGCAGCATTTTAACTTCTTCAACGCTGTCCTTCATTGGCTATAAGTCAAAGACAAATTACTTTCCCGAATATGAAGTACGCTCACGCTTGCCATTGCAGATTATGACGAGGATCTTTTGCGATGCGTATTCAGTCAGAACCAACTTTTTCAAGGCTAACTAA
- the pfkB gene encoding 1-phosphofructokinase, translating into MIYTITLNPAIDLVIVTKKLEPKVVNRTESFELQPNGKGVNVSFILKKLGIKSVATGIGGGFTLDYVTNGLAAKGIKTKFLKVNGLTRVNVFTNVIDQNTEYKEVNPGPEISKEVQQQFLAYFEETLTEEDLVVISGSFAQGIEPSYLVQIARIVAAKKAKLVIDSSYLAVVDTLPYHPFLLKPNETELASFYHYKGEMTSAKTVELAQKLVQAGCQNVLVSLGARGAALINEKEVLFANAPKIKVVNSACAGDTMLGTFLAFIEKGQSISEALKVAVAAGSDTASRTGLTDFKLDKLLPQITVKEGMK; encoded by the coding sequence TTGATTTATACAATAACTTTAAATCCAGCAATCGATTTAGTAATTGTGACGAAAAAATTAGAACCAAAAGTTGTTAATCGAACGGAAAGTTTTGAATTGCAGCCTAACGGCAAGGGTGTCAATGTATCATTTATTTTAAAAAAGCTTGGCATCAAAAGTGTTGCGACCGGTATTGGTGGCGGGTTCACGCTTGACTACGTTACTAATGGATTGGCGGCAAAAGGAATCAAAACTAAATTTTTGAAGGTGAATGGTTTAACTAGAGTGAATGTTTTCACTAATGTCATTGACCAGAATACTGAATATAAAGAGGTTAATCCTGGACCAGAAATTAGTAAAGAAGTGCAGCAGCAATTTTTGGCTTATTTTGAGGAAACACTTACTGAAGAAGATTTAGTGGTAATTTCTGGTAGCTTTGCTCAGGGGATCGAACCAAGTTATTTGGTGCAAATTGCCCGGATTGTCGCTGCCAAAAAAGCGAAGCTGGTAATTGATAGCAGCTATTTGGCGGTAGTTGATACCCTACCGTATCATCCGTTTTTACTTAAGCCTAACGAAACCGAACTGGCCAGTTTTTACCATTATAAAGGTGAAATGACTAGTGCCAAAACGGTTGAATTAGCGCAGAAATTGGTGCAGGCGGGCTGTCAAAATGTCCTAGTTTCGCTTGGTGCAAGAGGAGCAGCATTAATTAATGAAAAAGAAGTTTTATTTGCCAATGCTCCTAAAATCAAAGTGGTCAATTCAGCGTGTGCTGGTGACACGATGTTGGGTACTTTTCTTGCCTTCATAGAAAAAGGTCAGTCAATTAGTGAAGCACTAAAAGTAGCAGTAGCTGCCGGCAGTGATACGGCAAGCAGAACGGGCTTGACGGATTTTAAATTAGATAAATTATTGCCGCAAATTACGGTTAAAGAAGGGATGAAATAA
- a CDS encoding fructose-specific PTS transporter subunit EIIC: MAKYDLVGATGCATGVAHTFMAQEALEKAAQKLGYTIKIETHGQTGVENRLTSDEIEAAQAVIVASDIDVGTERFAGKKLVVVPVAKGLKEPEELINKALNAPVYRQDKKLQSTEAVANNQTIGNKLYTSLMNGVSHMLPFVVAGGVLIAISFFWGINSADPKNSEYNQFAAMLNTVGSTTMNLMAPVLGAYIAEALAQRTGFVVGLAAGFITFNGGGGFLGAIVGGYLAVIVVWLLQKLFQPLPDDKFRGLKSIFLFPVLGVLITGAIMYWLNTPIKAINLGLMSWLKGFENTSPVLLGIIVGMMCAADFGGPINKAAYVTGTVLLAQGNYYFMAGVSAACIAPPLATGFAVLMNPKAYTKSEKTAGYVNFLLGSTHITEGAIPFAAKHPLWNIPAFMVGSAVASVLTYLTRITVPAPHGGFIVLPLVNKPFLWVLWIVIGAIISGALLALIAGRFAKKEAVVSSNESSIITETAQANPEDHDPSKILALNNIQVDVDVNDRDDALKYLADFAVQNNLATDAAKVLASYKQREQEGSTGMTEGFAIPHAQSAAINKSAMIILKLKKPIDWQSLDGQKIDTVISFLIPEVDSNSHLKYLSNTAKLLTHEDFIASLKKANTPEEIYHLFKNE, translated from the coding sequence ATGGCTAAATATGATTTAGTGGGTGCGACTGGGTGTGCAACCGGCGTTGCCCATACTTTTATGGCACAAGAGGCTTTGGAAAAAGCCGCCCAAAAATTAGGCTATACAATTAAAATTGAGACTCACGGACAAACTGGGGTCGAAAACCGCTTGACTAGTGACGAAATTGAAGCAGCACAAGCAGTAATTGTCGCTTCAGATATTGATGTCGGTACAGAGAGATTTGCAGGTAAAAAACTAGTAGTTGTCCCAGTTGCCAAGGGATTAAAAGAGCCGGAAGAATTAATTAACAAGGCTCTGAATGCACCAGTTTATCGCCAAGATAAAAAACTGCAGTCAACGGAAGCTGTGGCAAATAATCAAACTATTGGTAATAAGCTTTATACTTCATTAATGAATGGGGTATCCCACATGTTGCCGTTTGTAGTTGCTGGTGGGGTATTGATTGCCATCTCCTTTTTTTGGGGAATAAACTCGGCTGATCCGAAAAATAGTGAATACAACCAATTTGCTGCAATGTTAAATACAGTTGGTAGCACAACGATGAACCTAATGGCGCCAGTTTTAGGAGCTTATATTGCAGAGGCATTAGCTCAAAGGACTGGCTTTGTAGTCGGACTAGCAGCGGGCTTTATAACTTTTAACGGCGGTGGCGGCTTTTTAGGCGCAATTGTTGGTGGTTATCTGGCTGTTATCGTTGTCTGGCTCCTGCAGAAATTATTTCAACCTTTACCAGATGATAAATTTAGGGGACTAAAATCAATTTTTCTATTTCCAGTCTTAGGCGTATTAATTACCGGTGCAATTATGTACTGGTTAAATACACCGATAAAAGCAATTAATCTGGGCTTGATGTCATGGCTAAAAGGCTTTGAAAATACTAGTCCAGTATTACTTGGAATTATCGTCGGGATGATGTGTGCTGCTGACTTTGGTGGTCCGATTAATAAGGCGGCTTATGTAACGGGCACGGTTTTACTAGCCCAAGGCAATTATTACTTTATGGCTGGCGTTTCTGCAGCATGTATTGCACCACCACTAGCTACGGGATTTGCTGTTTTAATGAATCCAAAAGCATATACCAAGAGTGAAAAAACGGCTGGCTATGTCAACTTCTTATTAGGTTCAACGCATATCACAGAAGGAGCAATTCCGTTTGCTGCCAAGCACCCATTATGGAACATTCCTGCTTTTATGGTTGGCTCAGCTGTCGCATCAGTTTTAACTTACCTGACCCGGATCACAGTTCCTGCTCCCCACGGTGGTTTCATCGTTTTACCATTGGTCAATAAGCCATTTTTATGGGTACTTTGGATTGTCATTGGAGCGATAATTTCTGGTGCATTACTGGCTTTAATTGCCGGCAGATTTGCTAAAAAAGAAGCTGTAGTTTCAAGTAATGAAAGTTCAATCATTACGGAAACTGCTCAGGCTAATCCCGAAGACCATGATCCAAGTAAAATTTTGGCACTAAATAATATTCAAGTTGACGTTGATGTAAATGACCGTGATGATGCCCTTAAGTATTTAGCTGACTTTGCAGTACAAAACAACTTGGCTACCGATGCCGCTAAGGTTTTGGCCAGTTACAAGCAGCGAGAACAAGAGGGCAGCACGGGAATGACTGAAGGTTTTGCAATTCCGCATGCTCAATCAGCAGCAATTAATAAATCGGCGATGATAATCTTGAAATTAAAGAAACCAATTGATTGGCAGTCGCTAGATGGACAGAAAATCGATACTGTAATTTCATTCTTAATTCCAGAAGTAGATAGTAACTCACATTTAAAATATCTTTCCAATACGGCAAAATTGTTAACTCATGAGGATTTCATTGCTAGTCTAAAAAAGGCTAATACACCGGAAGAAATCTATCACTTATTTAAAAATGAATAG